A stretch of DNA from Phycisphaerales bacterium:
GGAAACTATCACAATCAGGGTGACCTGACCCGAGTGGAATTAGAATCACCGCAGCAAGCAGCGGTGGGCTTGGAATATATTTCGATTGCTGACTTTAATAACTTAGTGAAGCTCTTGGTGAGATGCGGAGAGCATCTCAGTGAAGCTTCGCCATATATGAAGACGATCGAGATGTACTATGAGCAGGTTGGGTGGGTAGTTGAAAGGCCCGCCTTCGATTCATAGCGCACTTTACTTTGCAATTTCGTGCTCAGGCTCTGGTGTTGGTTGCAGCGGAGCTTCTCGCACTAGGTTGGGAATATCATCGCGGGTAATTTTGTTGGGTTCAGCATGTTCGCGGAACTTCTCGACCTCTTCTTGGCACATTGAAATATCATCGGCCATGATTGTGACCAAGTCACCAGGATCTGCCATACCAAGTACCTTCTGGACAGCTTCTCGCTCATTGACTTCAATTTCAACATTGGCGGCATCAAAGCCACTATCAATAATTGACTGTTTAAGTAAGTTGGCAATAGTTCCAGCCTCGCGACCACGTCGGTATTTTTCTGACTCACGAATCACAATATGAGTGAACATGCCTGAGGCGAGTTTACCCATCTCTTCAATATCAACATCGCGACGATCGCCTACAGCACTAATTGTGGCGATTTTTCGTTTTGCTGAAATTCTCTCAATGAGACTTCCAAGTGCTCTGTAGCCAGCAGGATTATGCGCAAAGTCGACAAGAATCTCGATGTCGTTTATCTGCATTCGGTTCAAGCGGCCAGGTGTCGTTGCAAAGCCAGGAACAAATGTACGCAGTGCATTTCGAATATCTGCCGGCTTTATTTTTCGTAGGAAAGCAGCCAGTGTCACCGCCAGTACATTCTGAATCATGAATGGAGCTCGGCCCTCCATCGTGAGTGGTACCTCTACAGCTTTGGCAACCCGGATCATCCAATGTCCATTAAGAATCGTAATAAATCCGCTTTCATAAATGCAGCTGACTTCGCCCTTTTGAGATTGCTCACGGATAATCTCGTTATCAGGATCCATGGAGAAGTAGGTGACACGCCCCTTGCTGTAGTCGGCCATCGCAGAAACATATGGATCATCCGCATTCAAAATGGCCCATCCTGAAGGTCTTACCACATCCACAATGACACGTTTGACGCGGGCTAGATCATCAAGCGTATGAATATCGTTCATGCCCAGATGATCTTCAGCCACATTCAGGACAATGCCAATATCACAAGAGTTAAAGCCAAGGCCGCGGCGAATCAGGCCTCCACGGGCACATTCCAGGACAGCAAACTCAACCATTGGATCTTTGAGCACTGCCTGCGCCGAGAATGGGCCAGTCATATCGCCGCTCATCACACATTGATTGTCGATATATACGCCGTCTGAAGTAGTGTAGCCCACGTGATATCCACGAGAGTGAATGACGTGTGACATAAGACGGGTTGTGGTTGTCTTTCCATTCGTACCGGTCAATGCAATGATTGGAATTCGGCCATCATTTCCATCAGGAAACAGCATGTCGATAACAGGCTCAGCGACGTTTCGACCAATGCCATCACTTGGAGCAAGATGCATTCGGAAGCCAGGCGCTGCATTCACTTCAATGACACCACCATTGATGCGATCCATTGGGCTCTCAAGATTGTCTGCAATGATGTCAATTCCGCAGATATCAAGATCAATAATTCGACTAATTCGTTCAAAGATCGCAACATTGTTGGGGTGCACGCGATCTGTAACATCAACGGCGGTTCCACCTGTTGAAAGATTCGCTGTCGATTTTAATACGATCATCTGATCAGGTTCAGGGACCGAATCAAGAGAGAGATCTTGATGAAGCAGAAGTCGCTCAGTCATCGCGTCTACGGTGAGTTCAGTCAGCACCTTTTCGTGACCAAATCCGCGACGTGGATCCTTATTCACTAAATCAACCAGTTCTTGAATGGTGTGCTTGCCGTCGCCAATAACGTGAGCTGGAACGCGTTGAGCTGCAGAGATGAATTGGTGATTAATGACCAAAGCACGGAAGTCGTGTCCCTCTAGTTTCTTCTCAACAATGATGTAGCGTGAATATTCTTTTGCAACATCGAAGGCTCGTTCAAGCGATTCGTCGTCGGTAATACCGATCGTGGCACCTTTGCCATGGTTGCCATTACTTGGTTTGACGACAACGGGGAAGCCAACCTCATGTGCCACAGAAAGAGCGCCGCGTAATGACTGTACTTCCTCGCCAATTGGAACCGGTACGCCAGAGTCACCAAGAAGCTGCTTAGTTGAGTCTTTGTCACAGGCGATTTCCACACCAATCATGGAAGTTTCGTTGGTGGTGGTTGCTTGGATACGTTTTTGCTGAGCACCATGCCCAAGCTGAACTAAAGAACGGTTGTTAAGTCGAATCCATGGGATTCCACGACGTACAGCTTCATCTACAAGACTTCGAGTCGAAGGTCCAAGTTGATATCGTTCACGTAACTCCTTGAGATGTTGTATTACTTCATCAATGTCAAACTCATCTTCACGAGAGTCGGCTAGAAGTTCGATGAGCTCAAACGCCTTTTCGCCGGCGTAGATGCCGCAGTTCTCTTCGATGTATCGGTAAACGACGTTATAGACGCCAGGCGTCTTTGTTTCTCGTGTTCTACCGAATCCTGCATCCATGGAAGCAAGCGTCTGGAGCTCAAGGGCAATGTGCTCCATGATGTGCCCCATCCATGTGCCTTCTTCAACGCGTTGAAGAAAACCGCCTCGCTCTCCAACGCTGCAGCGATGCTCAATGAGTGATGGGATGATCTTCTCAAGTCGATCACGGAATTTGGGCATGGTATCGCTCGGCCGTTGTTCCATATCTTCAAGATCAAGTCGCATGATGATGCATGGCTTGTTGTGATAGATGCTGGGGCCACGAAGTGCGTGAATGTCAAGGATTTTCATAGGGCTCGCTCCGTCAGTTGACTGGGCTTTCAGTTTCTTGCGAATTGGGCTTATTGTGTTTTGGTAGGACCACACGTTGATTGCGAATATTAATTCCCCACCCTTCGGCAAGGATATGTAGCTTGACCCCAGCAAAAGAGATGGGGTCGGATTCTCGGATTTCTGGGATGTTAGAGTGTATAAGATCTGAAGCATCGACTACGGTCAGTGTGCCTTTTCCGACAATATTGACATTGCCTTTTGGATCCACAATGAACGCGGTATTTTCATCAATACCGAATCCCAGCATGTAGGGATTTCTCAACACTGCCGCAATAAGGCGATTAAGTCGATGTCGCTCTTGGAAGTGCTGATCCACGATGACACGATGAAGTATTCCCAAACCAGGGGACAGGCGAACTGAAGAGAGTCGAGGGGTGCGGCTTGAAGTACCGCGAGCAATCATGACCGTGCTCATCGCTGAGGCGCCGGCGCTGGTTCCACCGATATGCGTGCCTAAGCGATGTTGCTCATGAAGAACACGCGTCCAAGCAGTACCACCTAATAGTGTGACAAGCTTGAGTTGATCGCCACCTGTGAAGTAGACGCCGGTTGCATTCTTTAGGATTTCCAGGCCCTTGGGATTTTCGGCATCCACGCGATGTTCGTGATAGACGAGTTCAAGGTCCTTGACACCAAGGGCTGTGAACGCGGAGCTGTACTCTTCAAGCAGCTCTTCAGGAACGGTAGATGCAGTTGCAACGACAGCAATACGTGCGTTGTCCCCACCCGAAGTCTGGACAAACCGATGCAGAATTCGTCGGCTATTTTCCCGATCTTCGGCGCCGCCGACGACAAACAAGGATCCATTACATGATTCACTCAAAGTGATAAGCCCGGCCTTCTTCCTACCAATAGAGCCGCATGTTGAATCCACAGGGATTCATCTCCATGGGGCAGTTTTGCATGTCGCAGTGTAATCCAGACTGACCAGTCAGTGGGGCGGGATAGCCAACTAGACTGGCATGAAGCTCCAGCGGCGTGGGCTGACACCAAAATCGACTCATCGAGTTGCCTATCTAGGTCGTTTAGCTCGCTAAAAACGTCGATATTGGAGTCTTTAGGGCGAGAAACGACAAGTTCGTTCTGGCTGAAGCGAACCCGTCCAAGGAGGCTCCGTATGGAGGGGAGTAATCCAGTCAGATGAAGGGGCCGCCATCATGTCCCCTCCAAACCAAACCGCTTTCAGTGCTGCGCCGCCTGAATCTCCTGTCCTCATATGTGGAGCTATTCAATGACCGCAGTACCGAACTACCGCCAAAAAGAGCATCCTGTAGAGCAGTCCACCAAGGATCGGCTGATCGGGGCCGCCATCGATCTGACCTCTGAGGGGCGGGACCGAAATATCTCAATTCGTGCCATTGCCCGAAAAGCGGGTGTGACCGAGGGGGCGATTTACCGGCATTTTCCTGGCAAAGATGATCTCCTTCAAGAGTCCTATGAGCGGATCGCAGCAAAATTGTTAGAGGAAAAGGCAGACCTTCTTGAACGCGGTGGTTCATTTGAGAGTCTGCTTCGTGGTTGGATACGAATCACGCTGAGCTTCTATGATCGAAACTCGGCGGCGTTTAGCTATTTACTGCTGCGCCCACCTTATCCATACGGTGATGGCACCGGAAACCTCGCAATTCAGCAAGACATGCTGGTCTTTGAACTGATTCGGCGCGGTCAGTGTCAGAGGGTGGTTCGGAATGAGTCGGCTCAGATTCAACGGGTCATGCTTGATGGGCTACTTGTCAACATTCCTCGTCAGATCCAGATGGGACAACTGAAAGGCAGTGCGATGCATTACTACGGTATCGTCGTTGATGCAGCAGAGCGGCTGTTGATGGTAAATAAAGGCAGTCAATCATTGGATGAGAGATACCCGTACCCATTTTAGTACTGATCAGATTCGTTCAGCAAACGAGTTGTCTTACTGATTGTAGGGCTGATTTCCATCGCGACTGTTTGTCATGATGGAGATGGTATTGACCGAACCATTGCTGGTGCAGAAATTACCGTTTTGATCTACAGGTAAGACGTAGAGTGGATTATCAGCTGTTGCGCCACTACCACTCGGCGCCATGCGTGATGCACCTAGTGCGGTCCCTAAAATCAACAAGGCGCCAAGCCCAACTACGCCAAATTTCAGCCGTTGATTACTTACCTTGAGTTGATCTACTTTGCACTCGAGTTGCGTGATTCGTTCGGTGATGTGATCCATTTAGAAGCTCCTCATGTCAGAGCAGTGAATGCTAGCAGACCAATTCACCATGCATGTGAATTTAGCGTTTTGAAGCCGCTCTTGAAACGATGGCTGCTAGCTTACTGAGATGGATCGGCTTGCGAACATAGTGATTACAACCTGCTGCCAGAATTGCCCTTCGCTCCTGATCTTGTGCGAGGCCAGTGAATGCAATGACAGGGATATCTCGCGTGTGTGCTCGACTCTTGAGAATATTGACGACATCAAACCCAGTCATATCACCGAGATTGATGTCGAGGATAATGACATGAATCGGATGCCGGTTGGCTAATTGCAGGCCATCTTCACCGTTGCTGGCCTGCAGCACCGAGTATCCAAGTGGATGGAGATAGTCGTTTATGAGTTGGCGGAGCAGTGGCTCATCATCAATGACAAGCACCTGCCGCCGCGGTGATTGGAATGGCTTATTCGGAGATTCCCGGGGTAGTTGAGGTGCCCGCGGTTGAGGTGAGTCTATATGACGGGAATCGCCCGCACGGCGGTTAGAAAGCTTCGACATGGGGCTGAGCTCCCTTGTTTCGATGCCAACCGCAAGATATGACGAGGGAGAGGGCGGTGTTGACATCTCTGCTAATGGGTACGTGACATTGAGCCAGTTAGCTTCAGGCCTTGTCAAAAGTCATTGTTATTAAAAGACCAAGGTGGTCTTAAGGCCGTGAAAAGCACGCTTCCAGCAGGAAATGCCTGATAGAGGAGAGCTGGCTATTCCCAGCGGAACACACCCTTACGCCATGCATAGATGTATGCAATGACTGACGTTGCGATGAAAAATAGAATTCGCCCCAAGAATAAAGAGGCTTCACCGCTTTGAGGATCGAGCTGGGTATAGCTCACGGCCCATGGGTAAAGGAAGATGATCTCAACATCGAAGACGAGAAAAGTCATCGCAAGAACATAAAAGCGGATATTGAAACGCTTTCGAGCCGTATCGATTGGCGTCATGCCGGACTCGTAGGCAGCTTCTTTCTCTTTTCCACGACGACTGGGACCAAGCAGGCTGGTTCCAATCAGGTTGATGACGGGAAATGCAACAGCCATCAAAAGCAAAATACCAACTGGTATATAGGCATTAATGTCGCTTGCGAGAAATAGCATTGGGGGTATCCGATCCACCAGTGGTGTCTTGATGCAGGGGCAGGGTACCTTTGACGGCCTCTTGTCTCAAGGCCAGCTAGGCACCATAATAGAGCGATGCCTTGTCTGGTCGCACTATTTGCCCTCTTTTTTCCACGCGTGATTCTCTTTATCGCGTGGTTGGTTAAGCCCGTTTGGGTGACAGGCCCATTTGAGAACCTTTTCTCGGGGCAGTTCTATTGGCTCTTGCCGATCCTAGGTTGGATCTTCCTCCCGCTGACGACACTGGCTTACTGCTGGGCATTCAGCTCATTAGAAAATCCTGGAACACCAGTTGGTGTGGTGGTGATCCTTATTGCGTTGCTGCTCGACCTTGGACTCTGGGGTGGCAGTGGCCGCTACGGCTATAGCCGATAGTCCAGCTGAAATCGGTGGCCCCTAACTAAGTGATTGGTTGTCTTGAACGTTGTACGCAACTTGTTCAGTTGACTGACCAGTTGCTTCGACGACTAGGATCCATCCAGATCGCTGCGTTTGTTGGTTGTAGTAGCTGCATGTTTCCAAACTGATCGAATAAAGCGATGGCTCGGGTGCTACCCTCGCGCGAGATTGGGGCTGCTGCGACAAGAAACGGAGTTCCGGCATTGGCGGCTGGTTTCTGGGGTTGGGCCTGCTGCTGATTTTGTTGGGCATGAGCTGCCGCTGGGCCTTGTCCAATCATGAAGCCAAGTGCTCCGATTGCAATACAGGCCACGATCCAGCCTAAATTCTGGGAAATATGGGAGATTTGCTTTGTCACGTGAGGAGCTCCTTTTTGGGGTTCTAATAGCATGCTTCTATCTTTGACAAGTGTGACCGGACTCATGGCAATGAGCAAGTTTTTTGACATCTAGTGGCTCAATACTGATCGCTTGTTAGAATCATCCGCCACGGGGCGTAGCTCAGCTTGGCAGAGCGCCTGCTTTGGGAGCAGGAGGCCGCAGGTTCAAATCCTGTCGCCCCGATTGGTCAAAAGCCCACTCAAAAGAGTGGGCTTTTTTTATCCAGATTTGATCGGTGAGGCATCTGGCTCATCGGCTCTCTCAAAAGAGGCCCTGACAACGTATTTTAGAGCCCGCCAGTGACACAAATGGGTGAAACTAGAAGTTTCTGGCCATCGTTGGGGGGCCCCCGCGCGATATGATCGACATATGAGTGTGTTGCTGTGGAGACGAGATCGACTTTGCGGATGGCTATTGCTTGTATTGCTGTCGGTAAGCAGTGCTGCAGAAAGCTCTACCGATCCCAATGAGGTTCTCTTTGGACGTGATGTCCGACCAATACTCTCGGATCGATGTTATCTCTGTCATGGACCAGATCGCGCCAATCAGCAGGCAGGTTTGAGACTTGACTCGTTTGAATCTGCAACAGCGCAAGGTAAGAACGGCGCGGCCATCGTTCCAGGTGACTCTAATGCATCGCTTATGTTTCACCGGATTCGTTCGAAGGATCCTAACTTCCAAATGCCGCCACAAGAAAGTGGCAAACATGCGCTCACCGACGCGCAGGTCGAGACAATTCGGAGTTGGATAGAACAAGGTGCCACCTATGAATCCCACTGGGCATTTTCACCACCCGAGCATTTGGATCCACCACAAGTAGTAGAACCAGAGTGGTGTTTAAATCCTATCGATCGTTTTATTATTGCGCGACTCGAAGCTCAGGGAATCAGACCCAATCCACCAGCGGATCAGGCAACTTTGATTCGACGTTTATATCTTGATCTAACAGGGCTTCCACCCACGCCTCGGGAAGTGGAGGCGTTCGAGCAGGATGATCGATCTGATGCCTATGAACGCCTTGTAGATCGACTCTTGAACGAAGAGCCTTATCGAAGCCGCTATGCGGAACGTATGGCAACGCCTTGGATGGATCAGGCACGCTATGCAGATACCAGTGGTATTCATATGGATGCAGGGCGATCGATCTGGCTCTGGCGAGACTGGGTACTTGAGGCCTATCGAGATAACCTGCCTTTTGATCAATTCGTCATCGAACAACTTGCGGGAGATCTGCTTCCTCGTGCAACACCATCTCAGAAAGTGGCCAGTGGTTTCAATCGAAATCATGTGACTAGTGATGAAGGGGGCGCCATTAATGAGGAATATCTGTTTGAGTATGCGATTGATCGAACGAACACAACGGGCGAGGTCTTTTTAGGATTGACGGTAGGTTGCGCGCAGTGTCATGATCACAAATTTGATCCAGTAACTTCAGAAGACTACTACGGTCTTCTCTCTTTCTTTAATAACAATGAAGAGCCAGGCGTTTATTCACAAGTGCCTGATCCATATCGAGCCTTAGAGCCGGCGATGACAATTGGTAGTGAGGAGTCTCGCCAGAAAATTTCTTCGATAGACGCGTCGCTTCTGCAGCTCCGACAAGAGCAAACGCAGCCAGTATCTGAAGAAGCAGACCGTATTGCCACCTTCATTGAAGAATTTAAAGATCAAGGCAATTGGAAGTGGCAACGACCTGGTGTTGTATCTGCCTTTAGTAAATCCGGTACCACACTTACCCCACAGTCAGATAGTTCTATTCTGTCTTCTGGCGTCAATCCTGACCAAGACCAGCATGAGATAATTATGCAGACTCAAGCCACAGGATTGCGCGCGATTATGTTGGAGGCAATGGGAGACAAGACATTGCCGCTTGGGCGCGTGGGGCGTGCTGCCAATGGCAACGTTGTCTTGACTGGACTCAGCGCAGAAGTTGTTTCACTGGCAGATCCCACCATGCGGCGTTCCATTGAATTGGCATGGGCATGGTCGGATATCTCACAGGGTAATGGAGACTACCCAGTTGTTAATGCATTGAGACCTGAAGATGGTCGAGGTTGGGCGGTTGCGGCTCACCAGATAGACGGAGGTCGTCAGGCGTTGTTCGTGGCAAGTGAGCCTTTCGGTTATGAGGGTGGTAGCTTGTTGGTAGTTCGTCTTAATTATGATTCAATTTATGCTCAACATAGTTTTGGTCGTGTTCGAATCTGGCTTGGAGAGTTAGATGAGTCAGCTTTAGGCGGACTTCCTGCGGCCAGCTCTAATTGGTACATCGTTGGTCCGTATGCAACAGAAAATGGTGCTACCTCTTACAGCACAGCCTTTGGTCCTGAAGAATCTGGGCCGCTGAACTTTGGGAAGAAGTACAACAAACAATCTTGGCGTTATGCACCTGGTGTGATTGATGAAAGTCTGGTGACTCTGGCGCAAGGGATTGGCGCTGAATATATTGGGCGAGAGATTTTTGTGGCGAGTGCTCGAACACTAAAGGTTTCATTAGGAAGTGATGATGGCCTTCAGGTGTATCTCAATGGCTCTTTGATTCATGAGAACCAGGTCAATCGTGGTGTCACTGCTGATCAAGATCAAGTCACGCTGAACTTGAAGCGAGGGCTTAACACGCTGGTACTTAAGGTCACCAATACTGGTGGCCCGCGTGGTATGTATTACCGCGCTTTGGATAATGAATCAGAAATTCCAGTAGAGATGGTGGCGCTCGCAATACCAGAACAACTTCTCACAGATGCCATGCGGGAAAAAATTGATCATGCTTGGCGATTGAGATACTCGCCCCGCTATAGAGCGTTATCTAAGCAGATAGTAGAATTAGAAAGCGAGAAGACGGGACTCACCAACGCTATTCCTCAGACAATGATTATGAAAGAGCGATCAATGCCACGTGACACCTATGTCATGAAGCGCGGGCGCTATGATGCGCCAGATGAGCAGCGAAAAGTGCAACGCAGTGTGCCTTCCTTTCTTGGATCTCTTGATCAGACCAAGCTGGCAACAAGAATTGATCTAGCGCAATGGCTGGTAGGTGACGAGAATCCACTGACTGCCCGTGTGGCCGTAAACAGATTTTGGGAAATGCTCTTTGGTACCGGCCTGGTTGAAACAACAGAAGACTTTGGTTTGCAAGGGGCATGGCCATCTCATCCTCAGTTACTCGACTATCTGGCGGTGGAGTTTCGCGGAGGAGGTTGGGATGTACGGTCTCTATTGAAGCTGATTGTGATGAGCGCCACTTATCGTCAGTCTTCTGCAAGCAATCAGCAAGCGAGAGCGATTGACCCTGACAACCGATTACTGGGTTGGTATCCCAGGCAGAGGTTATCTGCCGAGCAGATCAGAGATCAGGCACTTTATATTTCTGGGTTGCTGGTTGAGGAATTTGGTGGCCCGAGTGTAAAGCCATATCAACCCACGGGATTGTGGCAAGAAGTTGCCATGCCGCAATCCAATACCCGCACATTTGTACAAGACACTGGTGATGCACTATGGCGGCGATCTTTGTACACCTACTGGAAAAGAGCCTCGCCGCCTCCAACGATGCTCACTTTAGATGCCCCGACACGTGAATATTGTGTCACCCGGCGACTGACAACCAACACGCCTCTGCAGGCCTTAGTTCTTTGGAACGATATTCAATTCGTGGAAGCAGCGCGTGGTCTTGCAGCACGTGTCATAAGCGAGCAAGACCATGACGAGCAAAGACTAGGGTTGCTCTATCGTTGGATCACATCAGGTCAGCTCAGTCCAGAGCTTCAAGAGGTGCTTCAGTCAGCTTTGGATGAGTACCGTGATCGGTTTGCAAGGGCACCGGAAGACGCTGAATTATTGGTTTCAACTGGAGAATCTCCAGTTCCTGATAGCATTTCGCCTGTGGATCTTGCATCATGGACACTCATTGCTAATGCAATCATGTCGAGTGATGCTGCAATTGTTAAGGACTAACAACTAGATCATGTCTTCAAAGCAACGAATTCGACAAGCCTGTGCCGATCCTCTTGAGGAGTACCTTAGGAATATCACACGCCGTCGCTTCTTTGGAAAAGTTGCGTCCACTATGGGCGCCGGTATTGGAACACTGGCATTGGGGTCACTTCTTCCTCGAGCCTCCGCTCAAAGCCCATCGGTTGATCCGACCTCCGCGCCGGGGCAGTTGCTGGCAAATCTTCCACATTATGCGCCCAAAGCCAAGCGGGTTATTTATCTGCATATGGAAGGAGCGCCCAGTCAACTTGATTTGTTTGACTATAAACCGAATTTGCGAGATCAGTTTGATAGCGATTTGCCCGAGTCGATTCGAGATGGTCAGCGTATTACCACGATGACCAGTGGTCAGGACCGACTTCCCGTAGCACCCTCGATGTTTAAATTTAATCGCTACGAAAATAACCAAGATGGGGTGATGCTCTCTGAGCTCATTCCTCATACGGCAAGTATCGCGAAGGATCTTTGTTTTATTAAGTCAATGCACACGCAGGCTATTAATCATGAGCCTGGTATCACGTTCTTTCAGACTGGCGCTGAGCAAGTGGGGCGTCCCTGTTTTGGGTCATGGATGAGTTATGGCCTTGGGAGCATGAATGCTGATCTGCCAACTTTTGTGGTGATGATCACGCAGGGTAAGGGCAACATGCAAGCGCTGAGTGCTCGATTTTGGGGTAGCGGATTTCTTTCGAGTGAGCATCAGGGATGCAAGCTCCGAACTGGGCGCGACAGTGTGCTTTACCTGCGAGATCCTGATGGAGTTTCGAGGGATGATCGTCGACAAATGCTTGATTTGGTTGAACGCATTAATGAAGATGAGTTCCAACACAGCCTTGATCCGGATGTGCAAGCAAGGTTAGCTCAGTATGAGATGGCCTATCGAATGCAAATGTCTGTTCCAGAGTTGACTGATATTTCTAATGAGTCAGAAGCGACCCTTGAAATGTATGGTCCGGATGTCCGAACACCCGGTTCGTTTGCAGCCAACTGTTTACAGGCCAGGCGGCTCGCAGAACGCGGCGTGCGATTCGTTCAGCTTTACATGCGTGGATGGGATCAGCACGGTAACTTGCCGACAGAAATTCGTAGTCAGTGTAATGCGGTTGATCAGGCTCAAGCGGCACTCGTGAAGGATCTTAAGCAACGAGGCTTGCTCGATGACACCCTGGTACTCTGGGCTGGAGAGTTTGGGCGTACGGTTTATTGCCAAGGCGCCCTGTCTGAGACGAACTATGGTCGGGATCACCACCCACGTTGTTTTTCGATCTGGTTAGCAGGCGGTGGTATTAAGCCTGGCATCTCATATGGTAAGACAGACGACTACTCTTACAATATTATTGAGAATCCAGTTGATGTGCACGATCTTCATGCAACGATGCTTCATCTACTTGGGCTTGAACATAAGAAACTGACCTACCGTCATCAAGGACGTGACTATCGACTGACAGATGTTCATGGCAATATAGTGAAACCAATCTTATTGTAAGAATGTGAGGCAGTAGAAGTGTCTAAGAAAATGCTTGTGAGCGTTCTGCTTGTCGCCCTTAGCAATATGTATTCATTATCTGCGATCGGTCAAGAAGATCAGGTGGTAGAGCCGGCCATACAAACAGAATTGCCCCCAGAGCCACTTGCCGGTATTGAAGCGGTAGAAGGCGTGAGCGTTCGGATTTGGGCAAGTACGCCGATGGTGATGGATCCAGTTTCTTTCTGTATTGATGAGAAAGGCCGAGTCCTTGTTGCGGAGTCATTTCGTCAAGAGCACGGTGTTGAGGATAACCGGAGTCAACCATATTGGTTGCTCGACGATCTCGCATCTCAAACAGTTGAAGATCGGCTTGCAAAATATCACAAGTGGGCGCACAAGCGTGAAAACGGTATGAACTGGTATACCGAAAAAGAAGACCGAATTCGGATCGTCGAAGACACGAATCAAGATGGATTCGCAGACAAAGTAACCATCTTCGCGGATCGTTTTGATGAACCGCTGTCTGGGACTGGTGCTGGTTTAATCGCCCGTGATGGAAAGATCTGGTACGCCTGCATTCCTCACTTGTGGCAATTAGAAGATCAGGACAATGATGGTATTGCTGATCAGCGTACAACGGTCCATTCTGGATTTGGTGTTCGTGATGCACTTCGGG
This window harbors:
- the cphA gene encoding cyanophycin synthetase, which translates into the protein MKILDIHALRGPSIYHNKPCIIMRLDLEDMEQRPSDTMPKFRDRLEKIIPSLIEHRCSVGERGGFLQRVEEGTWMGHIMEHIALELQTLASMDAGFGRTRETKTPGVYNVVYRYIEENCGIYAGEKAFELIELLADSREDEFDIDEVIQHLKELRERYQLGPSTRSLVDEAVRRGIPWIRLNNRSLVQLGHGAQQKRIQATTTNETSMIGVEIACDKDSTKQLLGDSGVPVPIGEEVQSLRGALSVAHEVGFPVVVKPSNGNHGKGATIGITDDESLERAFDVAKEYSRYIIVEKKLEGHDFRALVINHQFISAAQRVPAHVIGDGKHTIQELVDLVNKDPRRGFGHEKVLTELTVDAMTERLLLHQDLSLDSVPEPDQMIVLKSTANLSTGGTAVDVTDRVHPNNVAIFERISRIIDLDICGIDIIADNLESPMDRINGGVIEVNAAPGFRMHLAPSDGIGRNVAEPVIDMLFPDGNDGRIPIIALTGTNGKTTTTRLMSHVIHSRGYHVGYTTSDGVYIDNQCVMSGDMTGPFSAQAVLKDPMVEFAVLECARGGLIRRGLGFNSCDIGIVLNVAEDHLGMNDIHTLDDLARVKRVIVDVVRPSGWAILNADDPYVSAMADYSKGRVTYFSMDPDNEIIREQSQKGEVSCIYESGFITILNGHWMIRVAKAVEVPLTMEGRAPFMIQNVLAVTLAAFLRKIKPADIRNALRTFVPGFATTPGRLNRMQINDIEILVDFAHNPAGYRALGSLIERISAKRKIATISAVGDRRDVDIEEMGKLASGMFTHIVIRESEKYRRGREAGTIANLLKQSIIDSGFDAANVEIEVNEREAVQKVLGMADPGDLVTIMADDISMCQEEVEKFREHAEPNKITRDDIPNLVREAPLQPTPEPEHEIAK
- a CDS encoding cyanophycinase: MDSTCGSIGRKKAGLITLSESCNGSLFVVGGAEDRENSRRILHRFVQTSGGDNARIAVVATASTVPEELLEEYSSAFTALGVKDLELVYHEHRVDAENPKGLEILKNATGVYFTGGDQLKLVTLLGGTAWTRVLHEQHRLGTHIGGTSAGASAMSTVMIARGTSSRTPRLSSVRLSPGLGILHRVIVDQHFQERHRLNRLIAAVLRNPYMLGFGIDENTAFIVDPKGNVNIVGKGTLTVVDASDLIHSNIPEIRESDPISFAGVKLHILAEGWGINIRNQRVVLPKHNKPNSQETESPVN
- a CDS encoding TetR/AcrR family transcriptional regulator translates to MTAVPNYRQKEHPVEQSTKDRLIGAAIDLTSEGRDRNISIRAIARKAGVTEGAIYRHFPGKDDLLQESYERIAAKLLEEKADLLERGGSFESLLRGWIRITLSFYDRNSAAFSYLLLRPPYPYGDGTGNLAIQQDMLVFELIRRGQCQRVVRNESAQIQRVMLDGLLVNIPRQIQMGQLKGSAMHYYGIVVDAAERLLMVNKGSQSLDERYPYPF
- a CDS encoding response regulator, whose product is MSKLSNRRAGDSRHIDSPQPRAPQLPRESPNKPFQSPRRQVLVIDDEPLLRQLINDYLHPLGYSVLQASNGEDGLQLANRHPIHVIILDINLGDMTGFDVVNILKSRAHTRDIPVIAFTGLAQDQERRAILAAGCNHYVRKPIHLSKLAAIVSRAASKR
- a CDS encoding NADH-quinone oxidoreductase subunit A; translation: MLFLASDINAYIPVGILLLMAVAFPVINLIGTSLLGPSRRGKEKEAAYESGMTPIDTARKRFNIRFYVLAMTFLVFDVEIIFLYPWAVSYTQLDPQSGEASLFLGRILFFIATSVIAYIYAWRKGVFRWE